From one Paenibacillus terrae HPL-003 genomic stretch:
- a CDS encoding RsfA family transcriptional regulator yields MTAIRQDAWSAEDDLILAEVTLRHIREGGTQLAAFEEVGQKIGRTSAACGFRWNSCVRKRYDEAISIAKAQRQKRSYIRKQSPVGVSQVAAFASLDTAEGVYRADGTSEDTLSIDAVIRFLRQWKGTVQETNRQIKMLEKDLREKEEELSQLRSINDRLSKEVNEVQTDYRVVNDDYKALIQIMDRARRLALITEDEEELKSRFKMDANGNLERIE; encoded by the coding sequence ATGACTGCAATAAGACAAGATGCATGGAGTGCGGAAGATGATTTAATATTAGCGGAGGTGACACTGCGTCATATCCGGGAAGGTGGAACACAGCTCGCTGCATTTGAAGAGGTTGGGCAAAAAATAGGAAGAACCTCCGCTGCATGCGGCTTCCGCTGGAACAGTTGCGTACGCAAACGTTACGACGAAGCCATCAGCATTGCTAAAGCGCAGCGTCAAAAACGCAGTTATATTCGCAAGCAGAGTCCGGTTGGTGTATCTCAAGTGGCGGCTTTTGCATCGCTCGATACAGCTGAAGGGGTGTACAGAGCAGATGGAACGAGTGAGGATACGTTGTCCATCGACGCAGTGATCCGCTTTTTGCGTCAATGGAAGGGAACTGTACAGGAAACCAATCGACAGATTAAGATGCTGGAAAAAGATTTGCGTGAAAAGGAAGAGGAATTAAGTCAACTTCGCTCCATTAATGATCGGTTGTCCAAAGAGGTTAATGAGGTGCAAACCGACTATCGCGTCGTGAATGATGATTACAAAGCCTTGATTCAGATTATGGACCGGGCCCGCCGGTTGGCTTTAATCACTGAGGATGAGGAAGAGCTTAAATCCAGATTCAAAATGGACGCCAATGGGAATCTGGAGCGCATTGAGTAG
- a CDS encoding coiled-coil domain-containing protein, translating into MIRPTLKMISCVLLAIIMIWTSMSAHLVLAAPSEEANRILQDSLSIVEIDHEIERISQEQQILLQRQQELRSNLATQQEQMAMQRKRAGSVLRSYYMGERDKLLSVVLGAKSLKQLLSLYDYYLLLISHDQDVLQKYESNYRNMRKTEEQVTRASSDLETVKTNLLEQRKRIVLLQASVNDGVNASKNPDTLRKLISEMTAYWENVGVYEVNKHFKALAQAMQDLPQFIQQQQGAMVTNGKVITISIREDDFNRFLKSENELFNHFNFSFGQDRIVVEGQQGTMKLRVEGHYTVENEPQNAILFHVDRLVFNGLELPDTTRNKLEKDFDLGFYPQQLISYVKATEVHTLAGVLEVKLVLSLK; encoded by the coding sequence ATGATCAGACCCACTCTAAAAATGATAAGTTGTGTTCTGCTGGCCATCATTATGATATGGACCTCCATGTCAGCACATCTTGTCCTCGCAGCTCCCTCAGAAGAGGCAAACCGGATTTTGCAGGATAGTCTGTCAATCGTCGAAATTGACCATGAAATTGAGCGGATCAGCCAAGAACAGCAGATACTTTTACAACGTCAGCAGGAACTTCGGAGCAATCTTGCCACTCAGCAGGAGCAGATGGCTATGCAAAGGAAACGCGCGGGTTCTGTACTGCGCTCCTATTATATGGGAGAAAGGGACAAGCTGCTCAGTGTAGTACTGGGTGCCAAAAGTCTAAAACAGCTTCTCTCCTTGTACGATTACTACTTGTTGCTGATTAGCCACGATCAGGATGTACTCCAAAAATACGAGTCCAATTATCGAAATATGCGAAAAACAGAAGAACAGGTCACCCGGGCTTCCTCAGATTTGGAAACCGTCAAAACAAACCTGCTGGAACAACGTAAGCGTATTGTCCTGCTTCAGGCGAGTGTAAATGACGGTGTTAACGCCAGCAAGAACCCGGATACTCTACGCAAGCTGATTAGCGAAATGACAGCTTATTGGGAGAATGTAGGCGTCTACGAGGTGAACAAGCATTTTAAAGCGCTGGCTCAAGCGATGCAGGATTTACCTCAATTTATTCAACAACAGCAAGGAGCCATGGTTACAAACGGTAAAGTCATTACGATAAGCATACGTGAGGATGATTTTAACCGTTTTCTGAAATCGGAAAATGAATTATTTAATCACTTCAACTTTTCCTTCGGGCAGGATCGTATTGTTGTAGAAGGTCAACAGGGAACCATGAAATTGAGGGTAGAGGGGCACTACACGGTAGAGAATGAACCGCAGAATGCGATTTTATTCCATGTGGATCGCCTGGTCTTTAACGGGCTGGAGCTACCAGATACGACCCGTAACAAGCTGGAAAAGGATTTTGATCTAGGCTTCTATCCGCAGCAACTCATTTCTTATGTTAAGGCCACAGAGGTACACACCCTAGCGGGAGTACTTGAGGTTAAGCTCGTATTGAGCCTAAAATAA
- a CDS encoding PhoH family protein produces the protein MKKIFVLDTNVLLHDPKAIFTFKEHEVVIPAVVLEEIDSKKRNADEIGRNARNVSRLLDGLREVGHLHSGVPLPQGGRLKVELNHRSFLKVQEMFGEVSNDNRILAVALNYQLEEKELPESRSVVLVSKDVLVRIKADVLGLLTEDYLSDRTGDLSELYPGYSAIQVHPSIIDEFYSNRFLPIKPLELSYTLYPHEFVILKDEMGTGKSALLKVNQEADRLEPLYLSNEPVWGISARNAQQRMALELLLNDDIPLVTITGKAGTGKTLLALAAGLLKVEDEHRFKKLLIARPVVPMGKDIGYLPGEKEEKLRPWMQPIYDNLEYLFDAKKSGDIDKILMGLGSIQVEALTYIRGRSIPGQFIIVDEAQNLSRHEIKTIVSRVGEGSKIILMGDPEQIDHPYLDAASNGLTYVVERFKQEGISGHIMLEKGERSKLAQLAADLL, from the coding sequence ATGAAGAAAATTTTTGTGCTGGATACGAATGTGCTACTGCATGATCCGAAAGCCATCTTTACCTTCAAAGAACATGAAGTGGTTATTCCAGCTGTTGTTCTGGAAGAAATCGACTCCAAAAAACGCAACGCGGATGAGATTGGACGGAATGCCCGCAACGTATCGCGATTGCTGGACGGGTTGAGGGAAGTAGGACATCTGCACAGTGGTGTTCCGCTTCCGCAAGGTGGGAGGCTTAAGGTTGAATTAAATCATCGAAGCTTTTTGAAAGTCCAGGAAATGTTCGGGGAGGTTTCGAACGATAATCGAATTTTGGCGGTCGCCTTGAATTATCAGCTGGAGGAGAAGGAGCTGCCTGAATCGCGTTCGGTCGTGCTGGTCAGTAAAGATGTGCTGGTGAGAATCAAGGCAGATGTGTTGGGACTGCTGACCGAAGACTATTTATCCGACAGAACCGGTGATCTGAGTGAGTTATATCCCGGGTACTCGGCAATTCAGGTGCATCCGTCCATCATAGATGAGTTTTATTCCAATCGTTTTTTACCGATTAAGCCATTGGAGCTGTCTTATACGCTATATCCTCATGAATTCGTTATTCTAAAGGACGAGATGGGGACTGGAAAATCGGCTTTGCTGAAAGTAAACCAGGAAGCAGACCGATTAGAGCCTCTGTATTTAAGCAATGAACCGGTGTGGGGGATCAGTGCGCGTAATGCCCAACAGCGGATGGCGCTGGAGCTATTGCTTAATGACGATATCCCGCTGGTGACGATTACCGGAAAAGCGGGTACAGGCAAAACGTTGCTGGCGCTCGCTGCTGGTCTGCTCAAGGTAGAGGATGAACATCGCTTCAAGAAGCTGCTTATCGCCCGTCCTGTCGTTCCTATGGGCAAGGATATCGGTTATTTACCGGGAGAAAAGGAAGAAAAGCTTCGTCCGTGGATGCAGCCGATTTACGACAATCTGGAATATTTGTTTGATGCCAAAAAATCAGGCGATATCGATAAAATTTTGATGGGCTTGGGCAGCATTCAGGTGGAGGCGCTCACTTATATTCGGGGGCGTTCAATACCTGGACAATTTATTATTGTAGATGAGGCGCAGAATTTGTCCCGGCATGAAATTAAAACAATCGTGTCCCGTGTAGGTGAGGGAAGTAAAATCATTTTGATGGGAGACCCGGAGCAAATTGATCACCCTTATCTGGATGCCGCCAGTAACGGCTTGACGTATGTAGTAGAACGCTTCAAGCAGGAAGGGATTAGCGGACATATTATGCTGGAAAAAGGAGAGCGCTCTAAGCTGGCACAGTTGGCAGCCGATCTGCTGTAG
- a CDS encoding LCP family protein: MSNLSNGLPPRTQSGKKSAKPKKTKKKKSFFRSFMKFVLFLLIIGILAAGGYTYYLYNQVEEVLDTGINKEVPKTQLAEAKPLTILLLGTDYRPDHPTYLSDVIMVATLNPNTKSSTIVSLPRDTRLELDGYKPRKLNEYYPVFKAREKESGEVAEEQMKKMIGKYLNIDIDYVTVINFQGFRDVVDNLGGVDVTVDKNMCYRDSADGTNINLKAGAQHLSGDQALDFVRYRKSNCRPRTAESDDFDRNRRQNQVLHSLIDQMQSFSALSKFSAIIKSVDKNLMTDIESQQMKNLVQTYWNISKQNVKYNPVAGTWRSPYVYIDEQQLELARQSLQEELSKKASDNNAVSSSNS; this comes from the coding sequence ATGAGTAATCTTTCTAACGGATTGCCTCCCCGGACACAAAGCGGGAAAAAATCCGCCAAACCGAAAAAAACGAAAAAGAAAAAAAGCTTTTTCAGATCGTTTATGAAGTTTGTTCTGTTTCTGCTCATTATAGGTATCTTGGCTGCTGGCGGTTATACCTACTACCTATACAATCAGGTAGAGGAAGTTTTAGATACGGGGATCAATAAGGAAGTGCCAAAAACACAATTGGCCGAGGCCAAGCCTTTGACCATTTTGTTGCTTGGAACGGATTACCGCCCTGATCATCCAACTTATTTGTCAGACGTTATTATGGTAGCTACACTGAATCCGAATACCAAGTCATCTACAATCGTGTCGTTGCCGAGGGATACGCGGCTGGAACTGGATGGATATAAACCTCGTAAGTTGAATGAGTACTATCCGGTGTTCAAGGCCAGAGAGAAAGAATCTGGTGAAGTCGCTGAAGAGCAAATGAAGAAGATGATCGGTAAATATTTGAACATTGACATCGATTATGTGACGGTTATTAACTTTCAGGGCTTCAGAGATGTTGTGGATAATTTGGGTGGCGTAGATGTTACGGTCGACAAAAATATGTGTTACCGTGACAGTGCAGATGGTACTAACATTAACTTGAAGGCCGGAGCACAACATTTGAGTGGTGATCAGGCCCTTGATTTTGTTCGTTACCGCAAATCAAACTGTCGCCCGAGAACAGCTGAATCTGACGATTTTGATCGCAACCGTCGACAAAATCAGGTGCTTCATTCCTTGATTGACCAAATGCAGTCCTTCAGTGCTCTAAGTAAATTTAGTGCAATTATTAAATCTGTTGATAAGAATTTGATGACGGATATTGAGTCTCAGCAAATGAAAAATCTCGTACAGACCTATTGGAATATTTCCAAGCAAAATGTGAAATATAATCCGGTAGCAGGAACGTGGCGTAGCCCCTATGTCTATATTGATGAGCAACAGCTTGAACTGGCCAGACAATCCTTGCAAGAGGAGCTATCAAAAAAAGCGAGCGACAATAATGCTGTCTCTTCTTCCAATTCTTGA
- the typA gene encoding translational GTPase TypA, with translation MHARENIRNIAIIAHVDHGKTTLVDKLLQQSGTFRDHEAVQERAMDSNDLERERGITILAKNTAITYKDYLINIVDTPGHADFGGEVERIMKMVDGVLLVVDAYEGCMPQTKFVLRKALEQNLTPIVVVNKIDRPAARPAEVIDEVLDLFIELGASDEQLEFPVVYASALNGTSSLDAEKQDDNMQALYETVVDHIPAPTEKIDEPLQFLVTLMDYNEYLGRIAVGRVNRGIIKQGQAVTVMQRDGSSKSARIEKLFGFQGLKRIETDQAGAGDIVAIAGIKDINIGETIADPNHPEALPVLKIDEPTLQMTFLVNNSPFAGREGKWITSRKLRERLLKELETDVSLRVDETDSPDAFIVSGRGELHLGILIENMRREGYELQVSKPEVIVKEIDGKKMEPIERLLIDIPEESMGAVMESLGSRKAEMVNMINNGTGQVRLEFLIPARGLIGYTTNFLTLTRGYGVMNHAFDSYGPFVGGQVGGRHQGVLISTENGTTTFYGMMGVEDRGILFLEPGTEIYEGMVVGEHTRDNDIVVNICKEKQLTNVRSATKDDTVKLKTPRIFSLEQALEYLNDDEYCEVTPNAIRLRKKILNKSERERAEKQRKTAQANS, from the coding sequence ATGCATGCAAGAGAGAACATTCGCAATATTGCAATTATTGCCCACGTCGACCACGGCAAAACGACGCTTGTCGACAAGCTTCTTCAACAGTCCGGAACATTTAGAGACCACGAGGCTGTTCAGGAGCGCGCCATGGACTCCAACGATCTGGAGCGTGAACGCGGTATTACGATTTTGGCTAAAAATACAGCTATTACGTACAAAGATTATCTGATTAACATTGTGGATACACCGGGACACGCCGACTTTGGCGGTGAAGTGGAACGGATTATGAAAATGGTTGACGGTGTTTTGCTCGTCGTTGATGCTTATGAAGGTTGTATGCCGCAGACTAAATTCGTACTGCGTAAAGCACTGGAGCAAAACCTGACGCCAATCGTTGTTGTTAACAAAATTGACCGTCCGGCAGCTCGTCCAGCCGAAGTTATCGACGAAGTACTCGATCTGTTCATCGAGTTGGGTGCGAGTGATGAGCAGTTGGAATTCCCCGTTGTGTATGCTTCAGCGCTGAACGGAACATCTAGTTTGGATGCCGAAAAGCAAGATGATAACATGCAGGCATTGTACGAAACCGTTGTGGATCATATCCCAGCTCCAACGGAGAAAATAGATGAGCCTCTTCAATTCCTCGTAACACTGATGGACTATAACGAATATCTTGGCCGTATTGCAGTTGGCCGTGTAAACCGTGGTATTATCAAGCAGGGACAAGCGGTTACGGTTATGCAGCGTGACGGCAGCAGCAAATCAGCGCGTATTGAGAAGCTGTTCGGTTTCCAAGGTCTGAAACGGATTGAAACTGATCAAGCGGGCGCTGGTGACATTGTGGCTATTGCAGGGATCAAGGATATTAACATCGGTGAAACGATTGCCGATCCAAACCATCCTGAAGCTTTGCCTGTACTCAAGATTGACGAGCCAACGCTGCAAATGACCTTCCTGGTTAATAACAGCCCATTCGCAGGTCGCGAAGGTAAATGGATCACATCCCGTAAACTCCGTGAGCGTCTTCTGAAAGAACTCGAAACTGATGTCAGCTTGCGTGTCGATGAAACCGACAGCCCTGACGCATTTATTGTATCCGGACGTGGTGAGTTGCATCTGGGTATCCTGATTGAAAACATGCGTCGTGAAGGTTATGAGCTGCAAGTGTCCAAGCCGGAAGTAATCGTGAAGGAAATTGATGGCAAGAAAATGGAGCCAATCGAACGTCTCCTCATTGATATTCCTGAAGAAAGCATGGGCGCAGTTATGGAAAGTCTGGGCTCCCGCAAAGCTGAAATGGTCAACATGATCAACAATGGCACCGGACAGGTTCGTTTGGAATTCCTGATTCCTGCACGTGGTCTAATTGGTTACACTACGAACTTCCTGACTTTGACTCGTGGTTATGGCGTAATGAACCATGCGTTTGACAGCTATGGTCCATTTGTTGGTGGCCAAGTCGGTGGACGTCATCAAGGCGTACTTATTTCAACGGAAAATGGTACTACTACATTCTATGGCATGATGGGTGTAGAGGATCGTGGTATTCTGTTCCTGGAGCCGGGTACTGAGATTTATGAAGGTATGGTTGTCGGAGAGCATACACGTGATAACGACATCGTTGTTAACATTTGTAAAGAGAAGCAATTGACGAACGTCCGCTCTGCAACAAAAGACGATACCGTAAAACTTAAAACGCCTCGTATCTTCTCTTTGGAACAGGCGCTCGAGTATTTGAATGATGATGAGTATTGTGAAGTTACACCTAATGCTATTCGTTTGCGCAAAAAGATTTTGAACAAAAGTGAGCGCGAGCGTGCAGAAAAACAGCGTAAAACAGCACAAGCAAATTCGTAA
- a CDS encoding TerC family protein, with translation MEHIILLLKILTINLVLSGDNAVVIAMASKNLPARQRSQAIWWGALGAVVLRCVLTFAAVLLLGIPYIQAVGGLLLLWIAFKLLYENNDNVGVRAETTIWKAIQVILVADFVMSLDNVLAIAALANGDIAIIVIGIAISIPIVVWGSNVIAVWLHRFPILVLLGSAILAFTAGEMLLRDPRLGAWLAGPGEILHSWLPGLLAAAVVLAGIVQQLRARHI, from the coding sequence ATGGAGCATATCATTTTGCTGTTGAAAATATTAACGATCAATTTGGTGTTAAGCGGTGATAATGCGGTTGTTATAGCCATGGCGAGCAAAAACTTGCCTGCAAGGCAGCGGAGCCAAGCAATATGGTGGGGGGCGCTCGGCGCAGTTGTCCTGCGCTGTGTGTTGACTTTTGCAGCTGTCCTTTTGCTAGGTATACCCTATATTCAGGCGGTGGGCGGTCTGCTTCTATTATGGATTGCGTTTAAGCTGCTTTATGAGAATAACGATAATGTGGGAGTAAGAGCAGAAACAACCATATGGAAGGCTATACAGGTGATTCTGGTGGCGGATTTTGTGATGAGTCTGGATAATGTATTGGCTATTGCGGCACTTGCAAATGGGGATATTGCCATCATTGTCATCGGTATTGCGATTAGCATTCCAATTGTGGTATGGGGGAGCAACGTTATTGCAGTCTGGCTTCACCGTTTCCCCATACTTGTTCTACTCGGATCTGCAATATTGGCTTTTACGGCAGGTGAAATGCTACTGCGTGATCCCAGATTGGGAGCATGGTTAGCCGGACCGGGGGAAATTTTACATTCATGGTTGCCGGGATTGCTGGCCGCCGCAGTTGTATTAGCAGGAATAGTTCAGCAGTTGCGAGCCCGCCATATTTGA
- a CDS encoding TerC family protein, giving the protein MSGFQFFMLLLNVIFIDLLLAGDNAIVIGLAARKLPLETQKKAILYGTGGALLIRIAATIVVLWLLRVPWLLLVGGVMLIWIAYKLLVDQEDHAEVKAGTTLWGAIRTIIIADAAMGLDNVIAVAGAAQQHLILVVLGLLISVPIVVWGSTLFIKLINKFPWIIYLGSAVLGYTASNMITEERKLEPYFTEHPALRILFIATVTAGILLTGYLQNRRAISSRKKAVLK; this is encoded by the coding sequence ATGTCCGGATTTCAGTTTTTTATGTTACTGCTTAATGTGATATTTATTGACCTTCTACTTGCAGGAGATAACGCTATTGTAATTGGACTTGCCGCCCGAAAGTTACCGCTCGAAACGCAAAAAAAAGCAATTTTGTACGGTACCGGAGGTGCTCTGCTCATTCGTATAGCCGCCACGATTGTCGTGCTTTGGCTGCTTCGAGTGCCGTGGCTGTTACTCGTCGGGGGTGTAATGCTGATCTGGATTGCATATAAGCTGCTGGTAGATCAGGAGGATCACGCCGAAGTCAAAGCCGGAACGACCTTATGGGGGGCTATCCGCACCATCATAATAGCCGATGCAGCCATGGGGCTGGACAACGTCATCGCCGTCGCAGGTGCTGCCCAGCAGCATTTGATACTGGTGGTGCTTGGTCTACTGATCAGCGTACCGATTGTCGTATGGGGAAGCACTCTTTTCATCAAGCTTATTAACAAATTTCCTTGGATCATTTATTTGGGCTCGGCTGTGCTTGGTTATACCGCCTCCAATATGATTACTGAGGAACGCAAGCTGGAGCCATACTTTACCGAACACCCCGCACTGCGTATCCTGTTTATTGCCACAGTGACGGCTGGTATTCTGCTCACAGGCTATCTTCAAAACCGCAGGGCCATATCCAGCCGAAAAAAAGCCGTTTTGAAATAA
- the thiI gene encoding tRNA uracil 4-sulfurtransferase ThiI, which produces MHYDMLLLRFGEFTLKGKNRARFEKAVLNHVKLLLKPFPSASLRKEFGRIYVVLGGESYEQIIQVLKRVFGITTISPVKMAPVELDTIIETAVALMHELNPTEGTTFKVNARRVWKGFAHSSHEMNHLIGSPVLRELPVLKVDVRQPDIELRVEVREQAAYIFSDIITAVGGYPLGTNGKAMLLLSGGIDSPVAGWSSMRRGLEIECVHFYSYPFTSERAKEKVIDLARVLAGYAGRIKIHLVPFTEVQTAFTRTGQDNLIITLMRRSMLRIATMLAEREGALALVTGDSLGQVASQTLSSMNVIGRSTELPLLRPLVMMDKQEITELAKQIGTYDLSILPYEDCCTLFVPKSPTTNPNLWVVQKIEASIRDLNTLIEQAVATTETVVLEADGAIEGRKEEVVQEDWF; this is translated from the coding sequence ATGCACTATGATATGCTGTTGCTTCGCTTTGGCGAATTTACATTGAAAGGGAAAAATCGCGCCCGTTTTGAAAAGGCGGTACTGAATCACGTAAAACTGTTGCTCAAGCCGTTTCCCAGCGCTTCTCTGCGTAAGGAATTTGGACGGATTTATGTAGTTCTCGGGGGAGAGTCTTATGAGCAGATCATCCAAGTGTTGAAAAGGGTGTTTGGTATCACCACCATCAGTCCTGTTAAAATGGCTCCTGTTGAGCTTGACACGATTATTGAGACCGCTGTAGCCTTGATGCATGAGTTGAATCCGACGGAAGGAACGACTTTCAAGGTAAATGCTCGCAGGGTGTGGAAAGGATTTGCCCATTCCTCTCATGAGATGAATCATTTGATTGGTTCGCCGGTACTGCGCGAGCTTCCAGTGTTAAAGGTCGATGTCCGCCAACCGGATATCGAGCTACGGGTGGAAGTCAGAGAGCAGGCGGCTTATATATTTAGCGATATTATTACTGCTGTAGGAGGCTATCCGTTAGGTACAAACGGCAAAGCTATGCTACTGCTCTCGGGCGGAATCGACAGTCCGGTAGCGGGATGGTCCTCCATGCGCAGAGGATTGGAAATCGAATGCGTCCATTTTTACAGCTATCCATTTACGAGTGAGCGTGCGAAAGAAAAGGTTATTGACTTGGCGAGGGTATTGGCGGGCTACGCGGGACGCATCAAGATTCATCTCGTACCTTTTACGGAGGTGCAGACGGCTTTTACACGCACTGGACAGGATAATCTAATCATTACGTTGATGAGACGGTCCATGCTGCGTATTGCTACGATGCTGGCGGAGCGTGAAGGCGCGCTGGCGCTAGTGACGGGTGACAGTCTCGGCCAAGTAGCCAGCCAAACTTTATCGAGCATGAATGTGATTGGGCGTTCGACGGAATTACCGTTGCTGCGTCCTCTCGTGATGATGGATAAACAGGAAATTACGGAATTAGCCAAGCAAATCGGCACATACGATCTATCTATCCTGCCATATGAGGATTGCTGCACATTGTTTGTTCCCAAATCCCCGACGACCAATCCTAATTTATGGGTTGTTCAAAAGATCGAAGCCTCTATTCGGGATTTAAATACTTTGATTGAACAGGCCGTGGCTACAACGGAGACGGTTGTTCTTGAGGCAGATGGGGCTATAGAGGGACGTAAAGAGGAAGTTGTGCAGGAGGATTGGTTTTAA
- a CDS encoding cysteine desulfurase family protein — protein MKYFDYAATTPPFEEVITTIAEVMGRHYGNPSSMHRYGEDADKLLKRSREVCATALRVHPAEIVFTSGATESNNLAIKGVALQYQARGKHIVTVSTEHPSVYEACKQLADLGFEVTFLPVDAEGHVSAEQVCAATRTDTILVSIMHVNNETGRVQPLHDIGVALKEQFPRVLFHVDGVQGYGKLPVDIRGWKADLYSLSAHKLRGPKGAGLLIVREGVELFPLLSGGSQEQGFRAGTENVPLLVGMSKAVRLAGERQAEAAQRMTAWRDRVAAEVKTIPQLRLNSGEEAPHIVHFSYPGMKAEVLLHTLEQLGVAVSTQSACSSKLAEPSRILLAMGRNEAEASGGIRISFGDEHTEQDIDELILALRQAVAQLGSLERWKR, from the coding sequence ATGAAATATTTTGATTATGCAGCGACAACTCCGCCTTTTGAAGAGGTGATTACGACTATTGCCGAGGTAATGGGACGCCACTATGGCAATCCGTCCTCAATGCATCGATACGGGGAGGATGCGGATAAGCTGCTTAAGCGTTCCCGGGAGGTTTGTGCCACAGCTTTGAGGGTGCATCCGGCGGAGATTGTGTTCACATCCGGGGCAACGGAAAGCAACAATCTCGCTATTAAGGGAGTAGCCTTACAGTATCAGGCCAGAGGCAAGCATATCGTTACAGTGTCGACGGAGCATCCGTCCGTGTATGAAGCCTGCAAACAACTGGCAGACCTCGGTTTTGAGGTCACATTTCTGCCCGTTGATGCGGAAGGGCATGTCAGTGCCGAGCAGGTATGTGCAGCTACCCGCACAGACACGATTTTAGTCAGCATTATGCATGTCAATAATGAGACGGGAAGGGTACAGCCGTTGCATGATATCGGAGTTGCGTTGAAGGAACAGTTCCCACGTGTACTGTTCCATGTTGATGGTGTGCAGGGCTATGGAAAGCTTCCGGTGGATATTCGGGGCTGGAAGGCTGATCTGTACAGCCTGTCCGCACATAAGCTGCGCGGTCCCAAAGGAGCCGGACTACTTATTGTTCGGGAAGGTGTGGAGCTTTTCCCGTTGCTTAGCGGAGGCTCTCAGGAGCAGGGATTTCGTGCAGGCACGGAAAATGTTCCGCTGCTTGTCGGTATGTCCAAGGCGGTCCGGCTGGCAGGAGAACGGCAAGCAGAGGCGGCGCAGCGCATGACTGCGTGGAGAGATCGGGTAGCCGCGGAAGTGAAGACGATCCCTCAATTGCGACTGAACAGCGGGGAGGAAGCGCCGCACATTGTCCATTTTTCGTATCCAGGTATGAAGGCAGAGGTGCTGCTGCATACGCTGGAGCAATTGGGCGTGGCAGTATCGACCCAATCGGCTTGTTCCTCCAAATTGGCCGAGCCTAGCCGGATATTACTGGCGATGGGTCGCAATGAGGCGGAGGCGTCAGGCGGTATTCGGATCAGCTTCGGCGATGAACATACGGAACAGGATATTGACGAGCTTATTCTCGCGCTCCGCCAGGCTGTGGCGCAATTGGGATCCCTTGAAAGGTGGAAACGTTAA
- a CDS encoding lytic transglycosylase domain-containing protein, which produces MQIDPRVSKAIIDTQLLSNIGATAQTGTTDAFSGLLEQAGQLETDDAAARVNSGDVTRDENGLLWLQLGPSRGTASPLAVYPASSAATDGPTKPTAYDDLINEAGNKYGVPVSLIKAVIDTESSFNPLVTSSAGAKGLMQLMDATAQGLGVSDAYDPAQNIDAGVRYLSYQIKRFNGQENMALAAYNAGPGRVQRLGVNSDEQLMAVLDMLPVETQKYITKIQNAREKYTF; this is translated from the coding sequence ATGCAAATAGATCCGCGCGTGTCCAAGGCCATAATAGATACGCAGTTGTTGAGTAATATAGGTGCTACAGCACAAACGGGTACAACGGACGCCTTTTCCGGATTACTCGAGCAGGCAGGGCAGTTGGAGACAGATGATGCTGCAGCTCGTGTAAATTCAGGGGACGTTACAAGGGATGAAAATGGGTTGCTTTGGCTCCAATTGGGACCATCGAGGGGAACGGCTTCGCCATTGGCGGTATATCCTGCTTCCAGCGCAGCAACCGATGGGCCGACCAAACCTACAGCTTATGATGATTTAATTAACGAGGCCGGCAATAAATACGGGGTTCCGGTGTCGCTGATTAAAGCGGTCATTGATACGGAATCTTCGTTTAACCCGCTGGTCACATCTTCAGCTGGAGCCAAAGGGCTTATGCAGCTCATGGATGCTACGGCCCAAGGATTGGGAGTTAGCGATGCGTATGACCCTGCACAAAATATTGATGCTGGCGTTCGTTATTTGTCTTACCAGATTAAGCGTTTTAATGGACAGGAAAATATGGCCTTGGCAGCTTATAATGCAGGCCCCGGGCGGGTACAGCGATTGGGCGTGAATAGTGACGAGCAGTTGATGGCTGTGCTGGACATGCTTCCGGTAGAAACGCAAAAGTATATTACCAAAATTCAGAATGCACGTGAAAAATATACGTTCTAA
- a CDS encoding DUF1540 domain-containing protein encodes MSQEAKPIVKCSVANCHYWGENNLCKADLIMIESDSHAGKKFDEEYAGESFSSVERDQAATSAATCCHTFKPKSL; translated from the coding sequence ATGAGCCAGGAGGCCAAGCCAATAGTCAAATGCAGCGTAGCCAATTGTCATTATTGGGGAGAAAACAACTTGTGCAAGGCAGATTTGATCATGATAGAAAGTGACAGTCATGCCGGGAAAAAATTTGATGAAGAATATGCAGGTGAAAGCTTCAGCTCAGTTGAACGTGACCAGGCTGCAACATCTGCTGCAACCTGTTGCCACACATTTAAACCAAAGTCCCTGTAA